One genomic window of Candidatus Kuenenia stuttgartiensis includes the following:
- the argC gene encoding N-acetyl-gamma-glutamyl-phosphate reductase, with product MLNIGIIGATAYTSLELIKILLRHPEVKISFLGVRRTDRPKISDIFPSLQGQIELPCNSIQEKEVPDNLDVAFITLPPTISMKYVPHFIQKGIKAIDFSADYRFQDSALYEKWYKARHTDSTGITKAVYGLPELFRDKIKNTQLTANPGCYTTATILALAPLLAKGLIEPDDIIVDAKSGVSGKGREAREDTHYCECNENTEAYAVGGHRHSPEIEHILSTQTGKSVSIQFVPHLIPMNRGILCTIYCNPKIRTGASALNDEAALNIYREFYQKEPFIRLKENNTLPKTKDVSHTNFCDIAVKVTEKRIVILSAIDNLIKGAAGQAVQNMNVMCGFKEETGLK from the coding sequence ATGTTAAACATTGGAATTATTGGTGCTACTGCTTACACCAGCCTTGAACTCATCAAAATCCTTCTTCGCCATCCGGAAGTGAAAATTTCCTTTCTCGGTGTGAGGAGAACAGACCGTCCTAAAATTTCCGATATATTTCCTTCATTGCAAGGTCAAATCGAATTGCCTTGCAATAGTATTCAGGAAAAAGAAGTCCCTGATAACCTGGATGTTGCCTTTATTACCCTGCCGCCCACGATTTCAATGAAATATGTGCCGCATTTTATTCAGAAAGGAATAAAGGCAATAGACTTCAGTGCTGATTACCGGTTTCAGGATAGCGCGTTGTATGAAAAATGGTATAAGGCCCGGCATACCGATAGCACCGGCATAACAAAAGCCGTCTACGGCCTGCCGGAGCTTTTTCGCGATAAAATTAAAAATACTCAATTAACGGCAAATCCTGGATGCTACACTACCGCAACCATACTGGCATTAGCGCCATTGCTTGCGAAAGGTCTTATAGAACCCGATGATATCATTGTGGATGCAAAGTCGGGCGTTTCCGGGAAAGGACGAGAAGCACGGGAAGACACACACTACTGCGAATGCAACGAAAATACCGAGGCATACGCTGTGGGCGGCCATCGCCACAGTCCTGAAATAGAACATATACTATCCACCCAAACCGGCAAATCCGTATCCATCCAGTTTGTTCCCCACCTCATCCCCATGAACAGAGGCATATTATGCACTATTTACTGCAACCCCAAAATAAGGACAGGCGCTTCAGCTCTGAACGATGAGGCAGCATTGAATATCTATAGGGAATTTTATCAAAAAGAACCCTTTATCCGCTTAAAAGAAAACAACACCCTGCCGAAAACAAAAGACGTAAGCCACACAAACTTCTGCGATATTGCGGTAAAGGTAACAGAAAAAAGGATAGTGATTCTTTCTGCCATCGATAATTTAATCAAGGGCGCCGCAGGCCAGGCAGTACAAAATATGAATGTAATGTGCGGATTTAAAGAAGAAACTGGATTGAAATAG